Genomic window (Musa acuminata AAA Group cultivar baxijiao chromosome BXJ1-9, Cavendish_Baxijiao_AAA, whole genome shotgun sequence):
CTTCTTTTACTAGGAAAACGAAAAACATTGGTTTTGGATTTCTACCACGACATTAAAATGGGAGTTTATGTCAGTATTGGACGCAATAAGTAGCTACATGTTGGAATCGTTAATGTTTTAATGTTGTCTTTTATTTTAAGGGCAAAAGAAGAAACTGCTTGGAGATGTTTTATTTTAACGACCTACGACTTAGGACACGACAGAAAGAAAACACATGGCGGATCGGTGGGAGAGGAGGACGCGGATCTGTGCAACCACTGCGGTAGGAGAATGCGAAATAGGGTTTGTTGGGCACCTTTTTCCTTCTCGGGCGCCCCCACTCGATGTCTCTTTTCTGGATTTCTTAATCTCAAAGTAGAGGGAGTGTGTGCGTGCGTCGCGCTGCGGTTGTGCTGTGACCGGGACGCCCCTCAGCCCCACCACTCTTTATTGCCTACCATCGCTCAACAATCCTACTCCCCAAGCACCCTTTTCTAATACTTCGGCCCCCTTCTCCCTCCGTCTCTGCTctcaagaaagagaaaaagggagGGGAAGACGAAGAGTGGAGCGACAGTAACCAAAGCCCTCCTTCCTCTTTAATTGCGCTGGCTTTTCTTTTTCGCAAGGAACCCGAGCGAGTTTGAAGGAGAGTGAGGGGAGAAGAAGGCCCACGTTCTCGTGGTTGTGGTGAGTATTAAGCGGTATCGTTTCTTCCGCAACCCGCAAACACCGCCCCTCCTGTCATCCCTCTCATCTTATCTCGTCCttcccctctcttcttcctctttttagcCGTCTCTCCTGCCTTATCAACCAGGCCAAGAagaagcggcggcagcggcagcgtgtCTTGTGCGATGGCCAAAGAGTTGGATGATGCAGAGTTTTGGCTACCTTCCGAGTTCCTGTGTGATGAAATCTTCCTCGGAGGAGGCAACCGCGGAAGGGACGGTAAAGCCGGCATCGGGGGAGCTTACTTCCCCGGCGAGTTTCCCCTAGGTACGGACGCGAATCTGGACTCACCTGTGGAGTCGGTGACCGGGACGGAGGAGAGCGACGAGGAGGACTACATGGCCGGGCTCACGCAGCAGATGGCTCGTTACTTCCTCCAAGATGACGAAAAAGACGCCTCCGCTGCTGCAGCGGAAGCTGCGAACAACGCAAAGGTAAAGAATCCCTTCAGTTGTCGCCAGCGACTAATTCTTGAGAGGCTTCGGGCCTTGCATCAGCTGATTGGTGGGGGTTTCTTGAAGACCATGGCCGGCTCGCCCCAGTCCACTCTGTGCGCTTGGTCCTCCGCCTCGACCAAGGGGAGCCCAAACGGACCTTCTCTGGTCTCTTCGCCGCCGTCGTCATCTCCGCTACAGCAGCAGCGCATCAGGGATCCCTGCGACCTTCTCCGTGAGGCTGCAGGACAGGTGATGCGCCTCCGTACCACCGACGATCTTGGGCGACACCAGGGCCTGAACGATGTCGGGCTTCTTAGCGTGCCAAAAAAACCAACTCCTGTGGTGACCTCGATTTCGAagaacgccgccgccgccggctaCTATTCCCCTAATCACGTCACCCATCAGCAACTGCAGGCAGCTCAGGTGAGCGTGACCACACCTTTTGCCATCCATACCTATTCGCCGCATTCTCTCTCTCACACTCTCCGATATGTGTCCTTTGTTAGTTCTACTACCTGAGGCAGCAGCAAGCGATTAAGCAACAGCTTTCGACAGCCTGGGGGAGGCAGAGCAAAGGTAGAGTCACCGGAGGGGGTTATGGGGAAGGCAGGTGCGGCCGGACCTTAGATCTGTCGCCCTCCGCTTGGCCGCCCCTTAGAAAACATCCTCTGCAACcttcgcagcagccgcagccacaTCCGCCACCGCTTCCTGGATCCGGGATGAGAGCCGTGTTCCTCCACACCACGGGCTCGCGGAAAGAGTCCGCCGGCACCGGTGTCTTCCTTCCCCGCACTGCCGGCAACAAGCTGGAGCCAAAGAAGAAGACTGGTAATGCCCCGCACCGCCAGAATCTCATCATTGGATTCCCATGTCGCTGTGTTCGCGTATTCCTTTCTGTCGTTTCTTGCCAGCTTTCAATATGTTGGCCACCAAGCTGGTATTAATCTGCTGTCCCTTTGCGTTTGATGGTTCTGTTTGTGTTTCCGTGTTGGCGGAGCCAGTCTTGCCCTTATTTCCTGTCTGTTTACTGTGTGCTCCAAGTATGTCTTTCTTGGTTCTCGTTTTTACGCACTCTAAACTGTTGTTGCTATGGCGTGGTTTTGCACAGGCTGTTCAACCGTGCTCGTTCCTGACAGGGTGGTTCAAGCGTTGAACCTGAACCTTGAGGAGCTTGCAGCTCAGCCGCGCTTCCCCGGTGGCTTCGTTCTCAGCCATGGTAATTACTCTTCCGAGGCGATCGATTTATCTTCGCAAAGCTTTCGCGATTTTTTCCATCATGTAACGAAGTATGCTTTGATGGACAGATGCACTGATGGGGCGAAGCGGTGCGGTGCTCGCGCACCAGAAAAAGAACCACCAGCACATCTCACCGTCCGTCTCCGCTGCAGCTGGCGCTGCAGGTGCGGCCCATGAGGTCGGACTGCCTCAGGAGTGGATCTACTGACAGCGTCTACGTACTAGTGCCAACTTTTTACCGTAACGTAGCTTTTGGGTAGTTTTAGGGTAGGGCGTAGTAGAAGCTATGAAAACCGAAGGATATAGAATTTAGCAGCAGCGGCTGGGAAATTGTTTTGGGTTTTGGAAGGTGGAAGAGATGGATGAGCGCCAAAATCTTGATGGGGATGTTTTGGATGGTAGTGTGTGAGGAAACAATAAGCCGTGGTTCCGTTTTGGCGGAGGATTAAGGTGTGGGGATTTGTTTGTTTCGCAATAAGAAACCAGGAGAGATCTTACCTTTTGTGTTCATCTCGGTGGTGTACCCCTCACCAAGACCGCCTTAATTCTCTCCCTTTTTTGCAGCCTTCTATTTTATCTGTGTGTGGGGGGCACAGAGCACTAGAAAATGGGCTGCAGGTGTCTAACAAAATAAACGGGCTCCGTTTCgttgttttgttgttgttgtgcgACTCTCTCTTTGTTTCTACAATCTCTCTTATGGTTGGATAGGAGAATGTAGTAAAACCAACTGGCTTCTCTTCGACTGTACTGAATGAAGTCAAATGAAATATGGTTTGTTACCCCGAAATGAAAGTTTGCTGTTCGTGTGATACGGTGGTCAACAAATTTTCTTTATGTTATTGTAATGTGCTGTGCCCTTAGCGGCGCGGTCTTCGACGGGTTGCTTTTTTCTTTGTCCCGTCTGAAGCACTATTCATAGTTTATTTACTCCGGTGAACTTTATCGTGGATCGCGGACGGGACGGTAACAATTTCCGAGTGTTTCGCGGGTTGGTTGCTCGTGAGCGAAGCAAGCTGCGGGGTTCACCGTACGTGACCGCGCTTTAAGCGTCCGTCTTCTATCGATCTCTGCGCTTGGCCTCGGGGCTTCCGCTCGCTTCcgtttcttcttttgacttggtcgAGACCCTTGTTGCTTTAGGCATGGAAGCATCTCGTGACCGGTGAGGCCGTTCGCGATGTCATAAAATATTGAAGACCAACACTGCTCGTGTTGCAGGAGTGCGAGGGTGTCTCACACAGTCTCCGCTGTCGAGAGAAAAGGCGTGTGCGAAAGCTACAGTTTTCTCGATTGTTAAGAGTACGAAACATTTGTTAGATTTTAATTTCAAGTGGCCGCAGTTTTCGAGGGTATAAAAAGGGTTGATATATTTCTCCTTTAGCGGGTTACctaattaattgcttatgatgtAACCAATTAGTTGTGGGTAGATAGATAGATGTATGCTTGCTTGTATGAATAATGCTGCAGGGTAGAGGAGGATAACCTTACACTCGTGCTACGTGCTCTTCTTTACTTTGCAGATCCTCCCTGAAGTAACCCATCTACCACGCATCGTCATATCCGGTGGGATGGCGAAGTTGCTAGTGGTAGTCCCTGCTGTGGCCATTGCAACTCACGTGCTCATGAGTGCTTGTTTCGCGTCCAACAATGTCATACGGTGTGAGCACCTGCTGATTTAAGGTGAGCTGTCGTGATCCTTAAATGGGCTGCACCGATCCCGTGCCTCGGCAcacgtttgaatccatttgggctgCGCTAACCCATTTATAGATTCCAGCCATTCCTCACATGGACGTAGGCTTGAGTTGTTCGTCCCACACTACTTTTTCGTAGCCTCCAACTAATTCTGATGGTAGACTCGAGTCAGTGttaaatcaaaaatataattaaaacataaaaattatttgtaatatatgattagcttataatttATTTATCTCCATCAATATTACACAAAAGACCACATCAGGCAATGACGAAAAGGAAGACAGACGCATCACGAACTTCTTCGACACGTGTGAAACGATCGTTGAGAACCCGACCAGGACGAACGCGCAACATATGACCTTATTCAAGCAAACGGTAAGCACGTCTTCACTCATACTATTACCAATCAACCGGAGATCTCGATGGACTTGACATCAGGCTTTTTGACCCCCTCCTTGGGCACCGTGACGGTGAGCACGCAGTTCTCCATGGCGGCGTTCACCTGTTCGACCTTGGCATTCTCCGGCAGGCGGAACCTCCAGAGGAACTTGCCACTGCTCCGCTCGACACGGTGCCAGGTATCGGTCTTCTCCTCGTGCTCGCGGCTGCGCTCGCCGCTGATCTGGAGGACGCGCCCGTCCTCCACCTCCACCTTGACCTCCTCCTTCCTCAGCCCGGGCAGGTCGGCCTTGAACACGTGCGCCTCCGGAGTCTCCTTCCAGTCGACGCAAGCGGCCGCGAAGGCCGACGCCTCGCCGGGTACGGTGGCCGGAGAGAAGGAGAGGGAAGTGTGGAAGGGGAAGCCCTGGATAGGGTCCCAGGCGTCGAGGGAGAAGGGATCGAAGATGCGGCCCCGCCGTGAACCGAATCCCAAGGGAGTGAGCGACATTCTTTGGTCCGATCGACGACTATTTAGCGGGAAGAAGACGACGACGGCGAAGAAGAGATGGGAACCGGAATCCCGCGGAGATATTTCTGGTATCTGCAATTTGGGTTGCGGGAAACCGACGTCGTGACACCGTCGGCTTCTTGGGCTTCATCGTGTTGCGAGGCCCGGAAGCTACCACGGGCATCCAGAACCTTCTGCTCCTGGTTTCACGTGCAGCACGCTTCCGAGTATCGTTCGTGAAATAAGGTGACCTTTAGCACAAGATGCGTTTTCCAAGTGGATCGTGACTGAGCCACCCTCGATGCCAACCAGCAGTGTCTTAATTCTTCATCAGGCAAtcttaatcaatcaatcaatcacgaGTACGTCGGGCTTGAATTCGACCCATCCGACTATATCTAATGCTTGATAAGCATCACATGACATAACCAGCTCATTGTCATGTGTACCTGACGTTTGTAACGTGTGGTCTTATTACTCGGTTCCGTTCAAAGTACATGCGTGTAGCCCTTCATTTCGCATGGAGATTCATGTACCTAATTGTGCATCAGGCTGATTTGTTCGACTTCAAGTGGTCGCGCTCAACAACAAATATATGATCCTAATCGCATAGCACTGATCCGAAAGTATGGTCGACTCTCAAGTTGCCGAGCGCGaataaaagagaggagaaaattaCCCACTACGGTACCTTCGACCTATCCACAACCGGTCCCACTAGTTCACGAAGCGTTATCCAATTGAGATGCGGGTATCTTCTGGCAGTTTGATCGCGTAAATAAAAGAATGACTCGGATGCGCATCAGCACGTGCGGTGGCCAACTTGGTTACGCCTTTCCGCGTCGGAGGTGCCTTCCGACGCCAAATCCATCCTTTATTAATCGCCCTTCGTCTTTTCTTTTCTCGTTCCTCTTCCGAAGGGATCCCCTCTCTCCGATTTCTCATTCTCAGCACTTACCGACCCGATTCTTCATCCCCGAGCTCCATCTTTCCGCCACCCTGAAGATCGCGGTGAGCCGGCGGCCGCCATGGGTGATCACGGCTCCAAGATCGAGATCTCCTTCGCCGGAAGGTTCGCTAGTAGCGCAATCGCCGCGTCCTTCGCGGAGGTAATCGCGATGACTCGCTTCTTCCGTCACTTACCCATCTCTCGTCGTTTGCTTCTGCTTCATTCTTGCAGTCGGTTGCCATCAAATGCGACCTCAATATGATCTCTTTCTTGAATATAGTGCTAATTTAGGGATCCAAGGACTTCTTGATATTTTTGCGCTGCAGATTTTAGTGTGATATTTTAGTATTAAAGTATCTGTAAGCACCATTCTGAGGTCCGTTACCGTTGTTACCATTATGCTGTTCATTGCTTCTGCTTCATGCTTGGAATCGTCTTGCCCTTAGATGTAATTCCCAACATTGTTTCTTTCTTGAAATCAGTGATGATTTTTTAGGAAATAAGGGTTTCTGTTATTGTTGTATCGTTGTTGTTAGATATTAAATAGAAGGAACATACATTGTCACTGATACGCGAGTGTAAAAGCTTCACAAAACAACGATTTCCGTTACAGGAGAAATGGGAGATTTGTGTGGCCATCATCCTTTCTCATCGTCTTTATTTGTTTTGGGTCTGTTCCAGCTCTGCACTATCCCTCTTGACACTGCAAAAGTGAGACTTCAGCTGCAGAAGAAAGCTGCTACAGATGCTATGGCCATGCCAAAGTACAGCGGAATGCTGGGCACTGTTGCGACTATCGCACGGGAGGAAGGAATGACGGCACTTTGGAAAGGTATCGTACCTGGGCTGCACCGCCAATGTGTTTTTGGAGGGCTGCGGATTGGGATGTATGAACCTGTAAGTTTCAAAGCCTTCTGTCAGTTGATAAGTTGTTCTTATGTTCTTGGTATTCTGTGATTATTTAAGTTGTATTTTGCCCTTCTTCTTCGCAGGTTAAATCTTTCTATGTTGGTGAAAATTTTGTGGGAGATATTCCTTTGTCCAAGAAAATTCTTGCCGGGCTTACTACTGGTGGGTTATGTGTGAAAGTGTGAGAGTGCCAATAAAAGAATTGAGAGACCTCAGACCTTATCGTATTTGCTCCAGTTCATTGCTTGACAACAATACACCCTAATTTAATTATTACCATTCAATTAGGTGCATTGGCTATAACAGTGGCAAATCCAACTGATCTTGTAAAAGTACGGCTTCAAGCTGAAGGGAAACTTCCACCTGGTGTGCCAAGACGTTATTCAGGAGCTCTGAATGCTTACTCCACAATAGTCAGACAGGTTGTCTTTCAAGAAGTTAATGCCTAATATTTCAAGTAATTTGCTAGCTGAATGTTTGCTTTTGTACAATCCAGGAAGGAGTTGGGGCGCTCTGGACTGGTCTTGGTCCTAATGTTGCACGGAATGCTATCATAAATGCTGCCGAGTTGGCTAGTTATGATCAAGTCAAACAGGTGAAAGCCCTTGTTTAATATATCTCATTACAAAGGGCTCCTCGTTCTTTTATGTTTCACTTTCTTTTTTATATCATCAATTTTCAATTCAATTGTGCATTCTTTTTTATTCAGACAATTCTGAAAATCCCTGGATTCACAGATAACGTCTTTACTCATCTTTTATCTGGCTTGGGTGCTGGTTTCTTTGCTGTTTGTATTGGTTCTCCCGTTGATGTGGTAAGTTTCTCAATCGGATACCTTTTTATCATAGACTCCATTAATGGAAAAATCTGTTTGTAACAAACAGTTGGTTGAATAGTTTCatttttaagagaaaattttgtagGCATCCTTTGCTCATAATTTAATAGAAGGTATAACAAAGTTGTACCTCAAGACTCCTCTAATACTTGGTAAAATTTTAAGCACGCTCTTCCTgtaatgcatgctttggatatcaATATCTAATTATTAAAAGCAAAAACTCCAGTGCTACTTCTTACATAAAAGCACCCTTATCGATCGTGAATCAGGTAGCTCATTGAGGATAGTGATAGATTGGAAATGTTTAGACCAAACTACTTCAAAATCTAGGGCTGTTTTCTTCACTGAGGATGCAATCATAGGATGAAATATAGCTCATTGTCCTATAAGAAGGCTTAACATGGAACTAGATTAATATTAGGGATGGGATGGTCATTCTGTATTCTAGTTTATATATACTTTAAACCAGCCTTAACTGTATCTTGGTTAAACAGATTACTCTGTAGGTAAAATGATGACCAGCTTGGCTGCTTGTTGTGTATACTTTGTAGCTGGCTACAAATTAAGAATTTCTTATCTTTGGTTTTGTGTTACTAtacaaaatcaaaatatatattcagGGCCTTTTGTATGGCTGATGTTGTAGAAATATCTTTTTTCAGGTGAAGTCAAGAATGATGGGAGATTCAGCCTATAAAAGCACACTCGATTGTTTTGTCAAGACGATGAAAAATGAAGTATGCTGAGTAACTACATTTATCTTTCATATTTATCAAAGCACATCTCTGCTCATTTTGCCCTTTATGGTGTAATTTCTTGTGCTAGATGATTGTTATGAGATAATATTTTAAGAGGGATTGTCTGAACTGCGTGGGGGGTCAATTGCAGACCTTTTCGCTATCAAGCTTCTAATGCCAGGCTCTAACAAAGAAATTACTATATCATCTCAGACTACTTTGGAATGCACTTCTCATGAGACAGAGAATTTCATTATCTTCTGTCCGTAGATGTAGTATGTTGTTTGGACAGGAGTGTCGAGAAAATTGGAGATAGAAATGTTATGATACCTGCCAACTCTAGTTAACCAATCAAGTAGGTTGTTACTGGACTTGtagctattctttctttctttaagtAATGATGAGTTATATTTGATGAAAAATTCACCGTAATGATGGTTGGTTGAGAAGCATGGTGTACGTCATGATTACCTTTTGTACTTTCCGTGATACCGATAGCTTTTGTCAGTAATTATGATctgaaaaaaaatatctcatatcTCTAGTGGTAGATAAGTGAATATTCTTTTATTGTCTTATTTGAAGTTGAACTCCAATTTATGACTTCCATGTAGGATTCTGTTTATCTTATCTATTTAATGGTACTAGTTGAGCTTCCAGACAGATAGATGTACTAATATTGGCCAGTTGCTGACATGTAGAAGAGGGCTTTCAGCTTCTTTCCCTCTTTAGTTTAGGCATCAGCATTCAGTTGCTTTCTTATGCATATGGCTCTACTCATGATTCCCATGGCACCGCACTGATCTGGTGCTGAGAATTAAAATGTCAAAGTTCTTCTAAGACTTTCTAAATGATTTTTGCTCTTTTTATATATCTGAAACCATGTTTTTAGATACATATTTTTTCACTATCTGACAGAACATCTGGTTAGTCACTTCCATGTTTTAGGTGCCAAAAGTCACCTATGATTTGCATAATAAAGGTGTAGCAGGGCTCAATCAATTTATGCTATAATCAATTTATGGATTACATAAATGCTGCTTAAATACAGGTTTACATTTACCATGATGATATTAGgtgtatctcatgtgttcttctttttattttttctaaaccTGCTTGTAAACTTATGCAATGACATCAAATATTCTGACTGCAATTAGGTCGTCATGTGCTTCAAACTGTGAGTTTTCTATTTCATTTTTGGCAAGATATATTAAACAAAGCAATGCTATCTATTAACTTGTACTTGGTAAGGGTATATAAGCACCATGAGAATTGAAGAAGAATCCAAGAAATTATCGATTCGTTTGGTTGAACTATTAAAGTAATGGCGAATGTCTTGAAGAGTTTTTAGGGCATGGTTAGTTATTTTGAGCcacttgcctttttttttttttcaattgctCCTTTTTAACAGAAATAAAGAAATTGTTACCTATAAATTTCGTTTATTTCTCATGATAATATctgattttttgcttcttttaccaAACAGCACATGCAATTCAGCACATTTGATTCAACTACTAGATTTTCTTTTCAGTCACATCTGCAGCATTCAATCTATGCTTAAAACCTACATGAACATGGGATTCCTTTTTTTTAACGGAGTTCAATAACTCCAAAGCTTTTGATTGATGTACCTCATATATATTATTCATATCAGTGTTAATAAGAAACTTATTTTGTAGATATTTCTGTTAATGCGACAGTCTCAGGTGTTCTTTTATTATGTGTGGTACATGTATCTGCAAAATTATACTGAAAAACTTATGTGCAATAAATCAACTTGAGAGAGAGATATGATGGTCTATTTCACTC
Coding sequences:
- the LOC103996867 gene encoding uncharacterized protein LOC103996867 isoform X1 encodes the protein MAKELDDAEFWLPSEFLCDEIFLGGGNRGRDGKAGIGGAYFPGEFPLGTDANLDSPVESVTGTEESDEEDYMAGLTQQMARYFLQDDEKDASAAAAEAANNAKVKNPFSCRQRLILERLRALHQLIGGGFLKTMAGSPQSTLCAWSSASTKGSPNGPSLVSSPPSSSPLQQQRIRDPCDLLREAAGQVMRLRTTDDLGRHQGLNDVGLLSVPKKPTPVVTSISKNAAAAGYYSPNHVTHQQLQAAQFYYLRQQQAIKQQLSTAWGRQSKGRVTGGGYGEGRCGRTLDLSPSAWPPLRKHPLQPSQQPQPHPPPLPGSGMRAVFLHTTGSRKESAGTGVFLPRTAGNKLEPKKKTGCSTVLVPDRVVQALNLNLEELAAQPRFPGGFVLSHDALMGRSGAVLAHQKKNHQHISPSVSAAAGAAGAAHEVGLPQEWIY
- the LOC103996867 gene encoding uncharacterized protein LOC103996867 isoform X2, producing the protein MAKELDDAEFWLPSEFLCDEIFLGGGNRGRDGKAGIGGAYFPGEFPLGTDANLDSPVESVTGTEESDEEDYMAGLTQQMARYFLQDDEKDASAAAAEAANNAKTMAGSPQSTLCAWSSASTKGSPNGPSLVSSPPSSSPLQQQRIRDPCDLLREAAGQVMRLRTTDDLGRHQGLNDVGLLSVPKKPTPVVTSISKNAAAAGYYSPNHVTHQQLQAAQFYYLRQQQAIKQQLSTAWGRQSKGRVTGGGYGEGRCGRTLDLSPSAWPPLRKHPLQPSQQPQPHPPPLPGSGMRAVFLHTTGSRKESAGTGVFLPRTAGNKLEPKKKTGCSTVLVPDRVVQALNLNLEELAAQPRFPGGFVLSHDALMGRSGAVLAHQKKNHQHISPSVSAAAGAAGAAHEVGLPQEWIY
- the LOC135592439 gene encoding 17.3 kDa class I heat shock protein-like — encoded protein: MSLTPLGFGSRRGRIFDPFSLDAWDPIQGFPFHTSLSFSPATVPGEASAFAAACVDWKETPEAHVFKADLPGLRKEEVKVEVEDGRVLQISGERSREHEEKTDTWHRVERSSGKFLWRFRLPENAKVEQVNAAMENCVLTVTVPKEGVKKPDVKSIEISG
- the LOC135592438 gene encoding mitochondrial uncoupling protein 1-like, whose protein sequence is MGDHGSKIEISFAGRFASSAIAASFAELCTIPLDTAKVRLQLQKKAATDAMAMPKYSGMLGTVATIAREEGMTALWKGIVPGLHRQCVFGGLRIGMYEPVKSFYVGENFVGDIPLSKKILAGLTTGALAITVANPTDLVKVRLQAEGKLPPGVPRRYSGALNAYSTIVRQEGVGALWTGLGPNVARNAIINAAELASYDQVKQTILKIPGFTDNVFTHLLSGLGAGFFAVCIGSPVDVVKSRMMGDSAYKSTLDCFVKTMKNEGPLAFYKGFIPNFGRLGSWNVIMFLTLEQVKKLFAREVPS